The Lolium perenne isolate Kyuss_39 chromosome 6, Kyuss_2.0, whole genome shotgun sequence genome segment AACATTTTGATTCAAACGTGTGTTCTTTTAATCATTTTATTACTGTTAGATTTAGGCCACTCATTTCATTTTATGTCTTCCTTAGGTATAAACAAGTAAAATATGGTGTTTGTTTGCCATgtttcaacaaaaaaaaaaagttgttaCTAATCCTTTAAGTACCAAGGAGGTGTTTTTCTTTCTGCGCTAGAACTTGGTCACATCTCACTGAGCGGTTTATATGtgggatgatgaattgctgataaAAGCAAATGCACAAAGCCGTGTTCAGTACATTGAAACTAGAAAGGCTTTTAGTTTGGTCGCACAACTCTACGATCAACATCTCTTTATGCAGCAATGGATGATTGGCTTCAGAATATACCGATGTTTGCACTCATCAGTGTTAGCCAAGTTCTGTAAAGTTTGGTGTATATTTTGAACTTCACAGAAATTGCGGAGgaagcactagtaggaaaacccttataggtaaagcttagttctgtggcgcaccgttttgaatgcgccacagaaacttgttttgtggcgcaccagcaaGTGTGCGCCACAAGCGCAGGGCtgaaccgtgcgccacagaaattatgtggggcccacattCTGCCACCACGAATTATTAgggtaggtatttctgtggcgcacgatgctttctgcgccacagaaatatctatttctgtggcgcactggctctggtgcgccacagaagtagttatttctgtggcgcacttgtgctggtgcgccacagaattagggtAAGTTATATCATCCCCgtacccctcccctcccctccccacgCCCGTACGTTcacctcccctcccctctcccccgcagccgccgccatggtcgtcgcactggccgtcgccgccgccgcctccttcctccgcgagggccgcatgccgccacgctccacccatccccgccacctgcagcacaagccgctgcggcgtggaggaggaggggccgccgcatggaggaggaggggccgccgcgtcaaggaggaggagccgccgcgtcttcctcctcctccacccctgccgtcgtcgtcaacctcctcctccacccctatcgtcggtgagctccacctctcccctcccctccctcctcctccacccctgccgtcgtcgtcaacctcctcctcgaTCCACCCCTAGcgtcggtgagctccacctctcccctcccctccctcttcctctacccCTGCTCTGGATGTGTTGATGTTGTGCTCGATCTGGATGCTCTTGTGCTGCTGTTGTTCtctggatgttgatgctgctctgGACAAAATTACAGAGAGGATGATGTTGTGCTCGATCTGGATGCTGTTGTGCTGCTGTTGTGGTCATCATGAATAAAAACAGTCAAACATTCTTTTTGTTTTACTGTGCTGTTAGCTATATATTTTTTCTATGCTCTGCTGTGATGCTTGTGTTTTGGAGCAAGCGGCTGGCATGGCATGTGAGAGAGAGCATGAGAGAGTTCTTGGGGGCAGAGATGATGGCAACATCAGCACTGGTCCTGCATTGGTCCTGCTTTGAATTAGTAAGATCAAGTAGTGGCTTGAGTTCCTGTTGGTAACCAATACCAATAGAGAGCTACTTCATTTTAAGTagaatttcttttaaggactctagctagattagaggggaaaaagattgctgatttgttgcctatgataatggatcatcaaatgtttccctttgtccctggttgcctccttaattgatgccttatgatccaaatgatccaagtcccttgcatgatcccatttgtccctaatgttgcttaattaagatgaataaattccctctaatcaccatttggagatcaagactagttcttgatatccattagctagactccaatattaaaaatgtctcccaaatatggagacaaacattttaacattaccccaatgttatttctctcaaattgacagtttctgatggtatgcttgctcctcactgtactttatcaattccctactgatcctaagtacccatgaatatctgGTGGTGTTCTTCTCGCTGTTTAGTTCTtgtcaacacatgtgtttgcatgtgtgtgtgagctgcttgtagtgtcacttgactattcaagtttcaatgttggttacttttcctctagtgcaagaaatggttgagcagatgtttatccactgttggcctttattcttgggtagctcaaagtgtcatgcacttactggatcatcaaatgtttcccttaatttgtccctggttgcctccttaattgatgccttatgatccaaattactatattattggattgagtgatatggctactgcttgtttgctctccaaatgctatatatgtgtatttgaccatgcttatgatggatttcttttaaggactctagctagattagaggggaaaaagttgctgctttgttgcctatgataatggatcatcaaatgtttccctttgtccctggttgcctccttaattgatgccttatgatccaaatgatccaagtcccttgcatgatcccatttgtccctaatgttgcttaattaagatgaataaattccctctaatcaccatttggagatcaagactagttcttgatatccattagctagactccaatattaaaaatgtctcccaaatatggagacaaacattttaacattaccccaatgttatttctctcaaattGACAGTTTCgatggtatgcttgctcctcactgtactttatcaattccctaccgatcctaagtacccatgaatatcCGGTGGTGTTCTTCTCATTGTTTAGTTACtgtcaacacatgtgtttgcatgtgtgtgtgagctgcttgtagtgtcacttgactattcaagtttcaatgttggttacttttcctctagtgcaagaaatggttgagcagatgtttatccactgttggcctttattcttgggtagctcaaagtgtcatgcacttactggatcatcaaatgtttcccttaatttgtcccctggttgcctccttaattgatgccttatgatccaaattactatattattggattgagtgatatggctactgcttgtttgctctccaaatgctatatatgtgtatttgaccatgcttatgatggatttcttttaaggactctagctagattagaggggaaaaagttgctgctttgttgcctatgataatggatcatcaaatgtttccctttgtccctggttgcctccttaattgatgccttatgatccaaatgacccaagtcccttgcatgatcccatttgtccctaatgttgcttaagatgaataaattccctctaatcaccatttggagatcaagactagttcttgatttccattagctagactccaatattaaaaatgtctcccaaatatggagacaaacattttaacattaccccaagtgatttacttgtcgatgattagatggttggtcgatcactcgtacactcgggggtggagcaagtgaggcttggtgtgatggcacaaatatcaatatcttgtgcatcctacctggcctcacttactccatccctggatgttaatatttgtttcgaccaacaaagtatgaggcattccatttagttgataccacttggctctttcttccattttagtgccgatgattagaatgttcggtcaactgtacactgggGGTTGTGGATTtttagcctggtgtgatggcacaaatatcaatctcttgtgcatcctacctggcctcactaacgccatcccgggatgttcatatttgtttcgaccaacaaagtatgaggcatatgatatctagttgagataccacttggctctttcttccattttagtgccgatgattagaatgtttggtcacctatacgccgcaatatactttgtagacgagcccccctttccctggccaccgttctgtgaacgagtccttgacgagacaacaacgccgacatgcctctccggcgcagcaccacttttcttctctcgccgtccagtacgtgaacgagtccttaatgccaagacggtgccagcctccctagcatcatgccgacccctgttgtcgcgcttcaggccgtgtcgatcacgcgccctgcactctcctgcagggcgcgggacacacggcttgaagcgcggcaacacggcccggcataatgctgggcaggccggcacggtctttgcatcaaggactcgttcactggacagcgagggactggcgtggttctgcgccggagatgcagatcggcgttgttgtgtcgtcaagcacccgttgacggaacgccgaccgggaaagggggcccttctgcaaagtatacggcggtgtatactgcaactatggtttacgaccatagtatttgtgttgaccaacaatgtatgaggcacatattctattttgtcattccatttgctttgagattttcaaaatgccgatgattaaaatgtttggtcaccgtacacttgggggtggcgtaagtgagccaggtaagatagcacaaatatcaatctcttgtgcatcctacctggcctcgcttacaccatccctaaatgttaatatttgtgttgaccaacaatgtatgaggcacttatttcattttgtcattccatttgctttgagattttcaaaatgccgatgattaaaatgtttggtcaccgtacacttgggggtggcgtaagtgagcctggtaagatagcacaaatatcaatctcttgtgcatcggacttggcctcactgacgccatccctaaatgttaatatttgtgttgaccaacaatgtatgaggcacttattccattttgtcattccatttgctttgagattttcaaaatgccgatgattaaaatgtttggtcaccgtacactcgggggcggcgtaagtgagtctggtaagatagcacaaatatcaatctcttgtgcatcggacttggtctcacttacaccgtccctgaatgttaatatttgtgttgaccaacaatgtatgaggcatttattccatttctcttgtgcatcagacttgttggtctcactttcttccattttcatcatagtaggaactggatgaaggaccccgatgcaagcgagcctggtgggtagagatgacggagcaaaggaggaaccggatgaagactattttgtatctcgaaattgtgaattttgtatgaattaagagttgtatgcaaaacatttgacacttgccactatatatgtatctcgatcgggctctaagtaatgtgatgatgatgtctatgttatatctgtgcaatgtacatgatatttatattatatctgaatgttgctgtatataacctgtgtatctgtattgtgtatctgtattgctgtgtataaactgcatatgtatagcaggcagcacaaaattgtgtataatacaagcaaattctgtggcgcacttagaaccaattctgtggcgcacccttttctgtggcgcacctaagaacaagtgcgccacagaaaccttagttctgtggcgcatgggcaggtgcgccacagaaaccttatttttgtggcgacgtttctgtggcgcacctcccatgcgccacagaatccgtttttggtgcgccactgatgaggcttttcctactagtgaaggCGATGGTAGCATGGTCCAGAAAATTAGCGGACTGATTGGGGGTTAGGTCGAGAGATATATGTAATGAGGAGCAAATCTTTACTGTTGGATATATTGAAAGGAAAAGAATTCCAGGGAAGTTGCTCATACACCACTAAATCTAAATTCAGTATTCAGCAGATAGGAATATGTACTTCATTTTAGTTTTCACATCAATATCAGTTAACTACTTTGTACTGCAAATATCCTTTTCGGTTTTCTTGTGACATGTGCATGTCTTCCAATAACAAATATGGTTCTTCAATGTCCTTTAATTAGTTTCTCAGGAGATGACAATTGCCACTAATATGGATATAcctagaactaaaatatgtctagatacatgttTGCCCCTAAGAAACTACCACAGGTTTAGCTGGTGCACCTGAAACCCGGTTGTGTCTGGCAGGTTCCTGGCACGGAACGATTCAGCTCTCCATCTTGCGAGCTTGTGGCGGATGTGCTCCGGCCAGAACTGGTTCCCGTCGTCAATGTGCATCTCCTCAAGGACCATGGCGTTCTCCACGAGAAACTTGGCTAGCTGGACTTGGAAGCAGTCGACCTCCTTGGTATTGAACAGCAGCGTCACCTTCCGCAGGCTTGTCTGAAGACAGGTGAACGACGCACAATTGTCCGACAAGGCTGCAGGAAGCTCCGAGACCTTGCTGCTGCTACGAGATGAAGCCTTGGACACGAGCATCTCGAATCGGTCCATGGATTGGGCGAATGGATTTGTGGCCGGATCCTTGTTCTCACCCTCAAGCAGATAGTTGTAGTTCCACCACATCATGAGTCGGAGCTCGGACATCGCTGGGCATGAGCGGAGAAGCCTCGCCATTGACAACGCAATGATGCTGCCGCTATCGTGCTCGTGGAATACGTCTAGGTGTAGGAGCTTGAGGTTCGGGAAGGTGGGCAGGATGACCCCACCGTTTTCCTTCTCGCCGTCGAGTATGTCCTCCATGGCGTTGACGGTCAGCTTCAAGGCCCTCGTAGTGGAGAAGCTTGTGAGCATACATGGCATGGGTTGCGGGCTGTCTCCCTTGTAAGTGGCGTCGACATCGACACGTGCCAAACCCGGCGCCGGTGATATCAGCAAGAGCTTGACGGGGTGCCCGTGGTAGCGGAAGGAGCGGAGGCTGGGCATGTCGAGCTGGATGCCAATGTGGCCGTAAGCCTGTAGCTCGTGCTTTTGGGGATATGTCTCTAACTCTAGGATGGTGCATGTCAGGCAGCGTAGGCAGAGGGGCAGCCTGCGATAGGTCGGCATGTCGTAGTATAGTATAGCATCGGCTGGATCCAGGGGCTCCAGCGGCTTCTGTGCGACGTTAACTAGGAATAGGCTGGTCAGCACCGGCGCGGCGTCGATCATGGCCTGGAGATACCCTTCCATGAAGAAGCAGTTTCGGAGCCGAAGATCTGTCAGGCGCGGGAAAGCAAGGCTCGGCGCTGATGGTGGTTGGAGATTGCATTGTTCGAGCTCCAGCACCCGGAGCGTGGCGGCGCACGTCATGGATGCCAGCGGCAGGCCGTACTTGGGACTGTCGTACCGGCAACTGATGATGAGCTCCTCCAGTTTTGCCGTGGAGCTGTCGGCGGCGAGGATGTCTGCGACCCTGCCACTGTCTCGCGGTTCCGCGTAGTCCACCCCGCTGTCGGTGCCGTCTATCACTAGGTAGAGCGTGAGCCTCTTGAGGGGTGTGCGTCGCGGAATGGCGGCGAGCGCCGCAAGGGCGTCGTGGAAGAAGGCATCCAGCGGCGAAGACCTGAGGCGGTGGTGTTCACCCTTGGAGTTGGCGGGCAGGTAGGGCCTGATGTCCAGGTTGACTGCGCTCGTGCGGCGCCACAGAGGACGCCATTGGCGCGAGAGGATGGCGCTGGCCGCGGCCTCCCGCGCAGGCGCGAAGGATAGAATGTGCTGGAGCAGATCGTGTGGGAGGTCGGAGAGACGGTCGGCGGCCATCGCGTCGATTTCGCTAAACATCAAGCGGTGCGCGTAGGGGCATTATTTATGGATCATGTTATGAATCACGAGTCGGTATGGCTTCCGGATGAACTGGAGACTCTCATCAAAGTTATTAGGCGATGAACTGGACGGCCCATTATGTTTGTTGGTTCTCTATAGTCATCCCACGGCCCACAATGGTGTGAGCAATCCCTAAAAAATATTTATACAATGGTGTGAGCAAGACAATGTAGTGTTGTGGATATACCAACTATGTATACCATAACGAGGTCCTAATTTCGTAAGTTTAGGTggtccacagatggtggtgagatCTATAACTCAACCGGACGGTGCAGTTGCTGGAAACCAAGATGGAGGAGTCCAGCACGGAGACAAGTAGGCGGATTCGGCCCATAGTAAAGGTGGGTCGAATCCTTGAGGTGCACGACAAGATAATTTAGTGTAGCTTAGACCTAGTCGTATCCAGTTGGATCTCTACCATTGCAATCCTAGATCTGGGCGTCTATATAAGCCAGATCCTAGGAGCCTAGAGGCACGACACAAATCATTGTAAGCTTGCACTTGTTGCCTGATAATTGCAGACAAGCACTAGTAGAGCCTCACCACCGTCATGAGGTttctgaagctgggtaactcgtgtATCCCTGTCCCGGTGAATGCTCGCCCCATGGCTCCCCCACTCTCTTCCCTCCGTGAGGCACCTCTCATCGGATCACCATCGAATACGCAACGACACTTGGCTCCCACCGTGGGGCCAACGATGTCGGGAAGACGGATTCAGGCGGGATCTGCCTTCGCAGGCATCGGTAACACCGTAGCCATCGGGCGCATCCTCTACGACGGCAACTACCCCATTGTCTCGAACGACGAGTGCCGGATTCCGGCGAAGGGAGAACGTCATACACTGTTCCATCGTCCGAATCGGTGGAATCCACATCTTCATCGGAGAAACTAGTGACTCCACTAGGTTTGTCGGAACAAACCTTGCACAAGCCTCTGTTGGGCCGGATAAGTTAGGAGAAAACCGATCTGAGCAGGATCCACCAATGGCCGTATCTGCCCTATATCTGGAAAATCCATGCCCACCCAAACAACCCATGTGCTAGATATgttggtggaagaccaatgcatatcCACTTGGATTTCTCAGGTATTAGAGAAGCAAaagtgtcacttcgtgcactacaTTGGATCTACGTCTGGATCCGCTCCTGATGAGGATGCCAGAAACGACGAGTCCATATTGGATTCTCTCGATCCCGAGCTTGCGAGATTTCACCCATGAAATCAGATGAATATGAGGCAACCATGAAGGAGTACAACAATGAGCTCACGACAGTTGATCAACCACCTGCCGCCCAATAGGTCTTGGCGACCATGACAGGGCTAGCTGGAGACGACACCGCCAATCCGAGCAACCCGGGGGTAGAAAGAAGCACCTAAAGAGGATGCAGAGCAATACGGAACCGCCACCACCCTAGTTTCCACCACAACATATTGTGTTTCCACCTGGAACTTCAAGAACCCCATGCAGACTCAGAGACAACCCTGGTCGGTACATAAAGTTATCTCTGAGTGATTTCACAGGCTTTAGTTCACTTGTGATGACGAAAGATGGTTTGAGACTGCCCAATCGTCGTTCAAGAGAAGTGATGGTGTTTGTttgttttctcttgatttatttttgaGTCATAGTAAACACCACACTATTACGAGGGGTGGTCTCGATGAGCTTGATGGGTATGTTGTTCTTAGACTAAACACAACCTACCACATATATACCATCACACAAAATGAGAGGAGAGATGGCTCGGTGGAGAAAGAAGTTATTTTGGAAGCCCTCAGCGAAATCAGCAGCGAGATCGGCGGTATCGAtgtggtgacccgacataccactgcatgttgtaatatgccagtcgttgacataaTAGTTGCGAAGTGCCAATCTGcaaatattacatctctcagagtggtaaaaTAGAAACATAACTGGTCCTTTATTCAAGCACTTAATATTACAAGCCATATGTGTACATTATAGTTGAGATGCTCCTGGGTCCAGAGAGGATAACTCGGTAACTCTAGTTCGACTTTATCTAACTTACGAATAACTGATAACAGTAAACTAAATACCATGACTACTCAAGCAGCGTCATTCCATAAAATTGATGTTGCCCGACTAACTACTATGTATTGTTTCTATGCTTCTACTTCCTCGCTGGCCTCGTCTTTGTCGTACGCGATCATATAGCCCACCCCGCCGACTCCTCCAGTCAAGTTGGGTTCTTCGTATAAACCTTCTTCTATGTCTTCCGTTCCTTCAGGGGTCTCATCCGGGTTGTTCATGCAATCTAAGCACGGGATTCAAATAAGGATGAGTACAAacatactcagcaagttcatgatAGGAAagagtgtttaatgcactaactacaaccatataccagaaagtcataggtaaTGCATGTTTTGAGAAACGTTTCTTCAAAATgttgcttttattttgaaaatctaTGTCCGTTAGCCTTCCCAAGGTGGTGTTTCTTTCCTGCTGCGTTCGTTATTCTTTCCCGGAAaagggagtgacaagccacaattcattacactctgtagaggtgtgttacttttctcataggagaacttatccttgttaccAATCGGGCATACTTTCTCGTCCACACTTTCTTGGTGTGAGGCCTAATATAAGGTCCAAGCCAATAATTGTCGTCCTTCTACGCGACCCCGCATACCCACCCTTATTGTAGTTCCGACCTTGGATCCTCGTCGGTTCATCCGACCTCGATTATATACTCCGCTGGTCCACATACCCCTTAGGTATGTTCTGGCCTCGGTACCTTCGTTGGGCTTCTACAATCCATCATACACCACGGTACCGTGGGGACTTATTAAGGGTTATCCACCACTCCGGTTGctcccaattgaaaggacacgggtgCCGCCCAGagtggggtgaataggcggtttaaaacttttacgaatatggcttaccaaatgcggaataaaactagcgttttatttgtcaagcacaaaaacctatataactagggttcagctatgtgcaccaacaacttatgctaagcaagataagcaactatgtgatagcaagatatatgacttcaagcacgaaggctatcacaaagtaaagtgcataagtaaatagCTTGTGCATAGGAATAATTGAGGTGACGCAGAGATGACGATGTATCCCAAAGTTCACACCTTGTGAGTGctagtctccgttggagcggtgtggaggacaaaccACTCCAAACGCCACAAAGGtctcaccgtattctcctcgagccttcccACCAAAGGGGAAGACCTCGATCCACTATGAAATCttaagggtggtcaccgaacccgtacaaagcTTGGAGAAATCTCCACaaattaattggaggctcccaatataccgccacaaaggccttgcacttgaagaatctccacaacttacttggagtccccaagaacaccacaaagaccactaaaccgtctagggtccaaagacccaagaggaacaagctccgggaacaagctcccgaagGTAATATCTCACcaactttcacctccacgtatcaccgcggagaagt includes the following:
- the LOC127310375 gene encoding FBD-associated F-box protein At1g60410-like — encoded protein: MAADRLSDLPHDLLQHILSFAPAREAAASAILSRQWRPLWRRTSAVNLDIRPYLPANSKGEHHRLRSSPLDAFFHDALAALAAIPRRTPLKRLTLYLVIDGTDSGVDYAEPRDSGRVADILAADSSTAKLEELIISCRYDSPKYGLPLASMTCAATLRVLELEQCNLQPPSAPSLAFPRLTDLRLRNCFFMEGYLQAMIDAAPVLTSLFLVNVAQKPLEPLDPADAILYYDMPTYRRLPLCLRCLTCTILELETYPQKHELQAYGHIGIQLDMPSLRSFRYHGHPVKLLLISPAPGLARVDVDATYKGDSPQPMPCMLTSFSTTRALKLTVNAMEDILDGEKENGGVILPTFPNLKLLHLDVFHEHDSGSIIALSMARLLRSCPAMSELRLMMWWNYNYLLEGENKDPATNPFAQSMDRFEMLVSKASSRSSSKVSELPAALSDNCASFTCLQTSLRKVTLLFNTKEVDCFQVQLAKFLVENAMVLEEMHIDDGNQFWPEHIRHKLARWRAESFRARNLPDTTGFQVHQLNLW